Genomic window (Arachis hypogaea cultivar Tifrunner chromosome 13, arahy.Tifrunner.gnm2.J5K5, whole genome shotgun sequence):
GCTAAAATTTTGTCTTTGttaaaataaaagtgttttttCGAGACCAAAGAAagtttataatagtagaaaaaagaAGGGATCATGatactaatttttatatattatgatacattcactacaagaaaaaaggtctatgacaacgctttaaaagcgtggccaaaagtagtCAATGGCCACACTTTTATGAGGGTAGCGACTGAATAGAGATTTGGCCACATTTTTtcttgctacgctttaaaagcgtagcgaaACAAATGGCACGCTTTTATGAGAGTGGCAATTGATTcgagatttggccacgctttttttgctACGCTCAAAAAGCGGAGCCATAGAGAAAAacaggcacgcttttaaagcgtggcgacaaAATTTTGTTATAGGGtcattttaaaagcgtggccatttcCTCCAACTCttttggcacgcttcaaaagcgtggccaaaaggttccccaaagaaaaaaaatttcagagAACTCCCTTCGAAATTACTAAGTTACAATTGCAATACACCATCTACTCTTCCAAACTTTAGCTTTCCCCTTCTTTGAATTGCCCTAGCTCATTCAGATTAAAGAACCCTAAGCCCTCCACGCACGAGGTGACGATTGCTCCTAACCCTAACCTTGTCTTCATTATGCCTCACCCCATCCCACTTTTCATTGTGCCTCACGAAGAACCCCCTGATCGCGATGAAGAGCATCATATCGAAGAACCCTAACCTCTCTTCATTGTGCACTCCGCGAAGAACGTCGCCGGCGCGCGTGATGCTTCTGTCGGCAATCCCTCTTCTGGCACCCGTAACCCTCTTTTgagtttcttctctcttctctcgacACTCTCTCCCTCAAGCTCACTGTGGCTCACCTCTCTCACGGCTGGTCTCGCCGTTGACCTCTCTCTCTGGTTTCACGCTTCTCTCGCGGCTATTTCAGACTTAAGCTCATCGCAAGCTCTGTCGCTCTCTGTCACCATCGCAAGCTCGTCTTCTTGCTTAGGCTGTCAACACTTCCTTTGTCGTGAGTTGGTCCGTGGGTAGGGGAGTTTCAGCTTCCTTCGGCCCTGTTATTTCTTTTTCAGTTTCATTATTATAAGTCATCAGTatatcttgaatttgttgttgaaagtTGAGATTGTTGCTGAAATAATGATTCAATTGATTTTGTTTTGCAGTAAATCATATTCCGAGAATTTGAATTTAAGTTTTTGTTACTGAAAGCTATTCTACTTAAATTTGTTGTTAAAAATGATCAATGAGCTGAATTTGTTGCTGCTAAGTTGTATTGTTACTGAACATATCGCTGAGCAATTTTTTGTTGTTGGATAACGTCACTGTTCTTTTAAGTAGCAAGTAGGTTTAAACTTCTAATGAAATCGtgggatttattttaaaaattacagtTTTTAATATACGAATGTTTTAAAAGTGCATGAGTTGGTTATGGCTGTGTTATGTTGAATGTGTttgttaaattgatttttattgttaaaaaatgaaCTAGGTTGCTGTCTTCTTATTAAGGTTGATAAATTAGGAATTGGGAGGATCAAATTGAGTTAGATGGAGAAGTGATTGAATTGAGTTACCGCGGCTCGTAGGGGTTCTATTCCCTGGTGGCAATTGCTGAGAGGAAGCGTAGAGAGAAGCTCAGCCAACGGTTCATTGCTTTATCTGCCCTTGTTCCTGGTATAATGTTTCATTTCAATTAAATAAGCAtgactaataattttattattttcaaggattttttttagtttataagTTTTTGGTTAGATTAGAATTTCCagtatttatctttttcttttgtaatcTCCATCTGATTGCTCGTGTCATTTATTTCTGGGCCTTAGTTTCCTACTTGTATTATGTAGTGTTAATTGCTATTGTTCTCTCTTCCATTATATTCAACTTgaatttctcaatttaaatatCTGAATTatgtactatttttttttaaatattttatactatgtgaaccattgtttattattttgttgtGTTCAAtttcttttgctattcactgcagCCTGTAAAAGTTTCAAAAGAAAGCAGTTATAGTTCAGATGACagtgatgaggaagaagaaaaaccttCTAAAACTCCTCAGAAAAGTGTAAGCATCTCGCTTTGTATTTTAATATCGCTGTTTGAAGGCTTGTTTTGCTTTGTCTTGTGATTGTGCACTAAATGCATTTTCCTCGTGTGAAACAGGCTAAGGATGTCGAGATGGTTGATGCTGACTCAGCAAAGAAAGTTGTATGTTAGTGgtctcatttttttattctttttaaatgttCTAATATCTTTGATGGTAATATATCTTTGCTTTGCAGTCTAAAACCCCTTCTACACCTAGTGTTGCAACAGGTGGATCAAAGACACTATTTGTTGGAAACCTGTCATTTAGTTTGCAACGATCTGACTTGTATGTATTGTATATCTTATATTTCCTTGTTTATAGTGTATTTTTTCTTATGATGTCATGTTACTGTTGTTCAGTGAGGAGTTTTTCAAAGATTGTGGAGAAGTAGTTGATGTTCGTTTTTCAGTTGACGATACTGGGAGGTTTAAACGCTTTAGACATGTTGAGTTTGCTATTGCAGAGGCAGCACAAAGTGTAAGCTATTGCTTCTCAAATATCTACAGAATAATAAGTTATCTATGGTGGTTGCATAGCTTTTGCTAGCTACTTTTCTAAAACCAGTCAAATATATTaagtgttaaaattaaaaaaacttttttttgagTACTTGTGTTGTTGGAAGTTATTGGCTGCGTTAACTAATTATcatgttttttttatatgaagTTAATTTAATTGTTGTAATATCATTCATTTTGAAGCTAATTTTTTTCCAACTACTGCCTTGCTATTTCTATGCTGTTAACTAATTGCTATTGCTTTATTGATTTGTTTTCTCCTCTATAGTGTTGTTTGATATGCATTACTGCAATCTATTTTTTGGTTACCCTCCATCCCTTTTTACTTTGGAAAGATGTTTAAATTATGTATTTGTTGATTTATTGGGGTTGTGTATTGATAATCCTTTTGGTTTTCGTACTTGTAGGCTCTTGAATTGAATGAGCATGAGTTGTTGAATCATCCTGTTAGGCTTGATTTAGCTCGTGAAAGAGGTTCATATATCCCTGGTGGCAGGTAATTATTATATCTTCTCCTCTCTCCCTCCTATGCCTCATATCTACTTCTATCACCTTTTTCTCCGCTCCCTTTCATGCCTTGCTTCCACTTATTTCCTTCTCTTTATCCTTTGTAATACTTCTTTCAGTTTCAGCAATTCCTTCCAGAAAGGTGATCAGCGTCAAACTGGTCAAACTATATTCATAAGGGGTGTTGATAAATCTCTTGGAGGTAATTTTATTTCTATCATGTCTGCTGCTGCTTcccttgcatgtgtttctttttgcAATTCATATTTGAATACTGCCAAAATTGTGGTTGCAGATAAGAGCTAGCCTAAATGAGCATTTTGGTTCCTGCAGGGAGATCTCGAGGGTGTCAGTCCTAAAAGATTTCGAGTCTGGAGGTCCTAAATGGTTTGTTTCTTCTTCaaatccttttttctttttcgtttattTTTATTGTGAAAGATTTGCTATTTCATTTTTTGTGTATCCTTTTTGTTTCTCAAGTTGGATGCTCAAAATGATTGTGTTACGTGTTGCTTTGAGTTTAGCAAATTGACACCAGGTGTAATTTACAGTTTTGCCTACATCGACTTCAAGGATTTTTCTAGCATGAAGAAAGCTCTGGAACTCAATGAAACTGAACTTGCTGGTGGTTATTACCTCTCTGTTGAAGACagagtgtttattattaattttgatagtgtttattattaatttgacagAGTGTGGCGTTGGCTTTGATATGATAATTAACTAAAAGTTTAATTTCTTTatccatttatttattattaatttttattatttatagctTGAGAATGAGGACATGCTCTATCTACTTTctattgatgatgatgaagagcaGTGCATTCAAATACCATGTTGATTTTTGGTTATCGCTGCTAGTATTTAACAGGTTATGGTGGTTGATGCTGAGGCATACACCTATGATAATGAGGTCATTAAGAA
Coding sequences:
- the LOC114925080 gene encoding nucleolin 2-like isoform X1; this translates as MVDADSAKKVSKTPSTPSVATGGSKTLFVGNLSFSLQRSDFEEFFKDCGEVVDVRFSVDDTGRFKRFRHVEFAIAEAAQSALELNEHELLNHPVRLDLARERGSYIPGGSFSNSFQKGDQRQTGQTIFIRGVDKSLGGNFISIMSAAASLACVSFCNSYLNTAKIVVADKS
- the LOC114925080 gene encoding nucleolin 2-like isoform X3: MTVMRKKKNLLKLLRKVLRMSRWLMLTQQRKFEEFFKDCGEVVDVRFSVDDTGRFKRFRHVEFAIAEAAQSALELNEHELLNHPVRLDLARERGSYIPGGSFSNSFQKGDQRQTGQTIFIRGVDKSLGGNFISIMSAAASLACVSFCNSYLNTAKIVVADKS
- the LOC114925080 gene encoding nucleolin 2-like isoform X2 codes for the protein MVDADSAKKVSKTPSTPSVATGGSKTLFVGNLSFSLQRSDFEEFFKDCGEVVDVRFSVDDTGRFKRFRHVEFAIAEAAQSALELNEHELLNHPVRLDLARERGSYIPGGSNSFQKGDQRQTGQTIFIRGVDKSLGGNFISIMSAAASLACVSFCNSYLNTAKIVVADKS